In one window of Haliaeetus albicilla chromosome W, bHalAlb1.1, whole genome shotgun sequence DNA:
- the LOC104324998 gene encoding zinc finger and BTB domain-containing protein 5 isoform X1: MLWKFFYLDIKRSGLGDCRIMDFPGHFEQVFQQLNYQRLHDQLCDCVIVVGNRHFKAHRSVLAACSTHFRALFTVAEGDQTMNMIQLDSEVVTAEAFAALIDMMYTSTLMLGESNVMDVLLAASHLHLNSVVKACKHYLTTRTLPMSPPSGRVQEQNARIQRSFMLQQLGLSIVSSALNSTQSTEEQLNTMSSSIRSNIEQRTTFPIRRLHKRKQSSDDRARQRIRPTVDESISDVTPESGQSVVHSQEDFYSPDSLKNVDNSKADAVTDKQVDNTIMFDQSFGAQEDAQVPSQSDNSGGNISQISISSQVIQVETSFGQEATSEKNNFPCKNPEASLNEKEHTGVVVKSEPLSSPEPQDEVSDVTSQAEGSESVEVEGGVVSAEKIELSPESSDRSFSDPQSSTDRVGDIHIMEVSNNLEHKSTFSISNFLNKSRGGNFGASQNSNDNILNTTRDCRMDGDASYLLSPESGPASSHSSVTVCHVENPFSESADSHFVRPMQDAMALPCVQTSGYRATEQFGMDFPRSGLGLHSSSRTVMGSVRGGASSFPGYRRIAPKMPVVTSVRSSQLQDNASSSQLLINGTTSFENGHPSQPGPPQLTRASADVLSKCKKALSEHNVLVVEGARKYACKICCKTFLTLTDCKKHIRVHTGEKPYACLKCGKRFSQSSHLYKHSKTTCLRWQSGNLPSTLL, encoded by the coding sequence AATCATGGATTTTCCAGGACACTTCGAGCAAGTCTTTCAGCAGCTAAACTACCAGAGGCTTCATGACCAACTTTGTGACTGTGTTATTGTGGTGGGAAACAGACATTTCAAAGCCCATCGCTCTGTTCTGGCAGCGTGTAGCACACACTTCCGTGCTCTCTTTACTGTAGCAGAGGGTGATCAAACTATGAACATGATTCAGCTGGACAGTGAAGTGGTGACAGCAGAAGCTTTTGCTGCCCTGATTGATATGATGTACACTTCTACACTAATGCTTGGGGAGAGCAATGTAATGGATGTCTTGCTGGCTGCTTCTCACCTACATTTGAACTCTGTTGTCAAAGCCTGTAAACACTACCTTACTACCAGGACGCTACCAATGTCTCCACCTAGTGGTAGAGTTCAGGAGCAAAATGCACGCATCCAAAGATCTTTCATGCTTCAGCAGCTTGGGCTGAGCATTGTGAGCTCTGCGTTAAATTCCACTCAGAGCACAGAAGAACAACTAAATACCATGAGCTCATCGATCAGAAGTAACATAGAACAACGTACTACCTTTCCTATCCGGCGTCTCCACAAGCGTAAACAGTCTTCTGATGATCGGGCCAGACAGCGAATCAGACCTACCGTAGATGAGTCCATTTCAGATGTTACTCCAGAGAGTGGGCAGTCAGTAGTTCATTCACAAGAAGACTTTTATTCACCAGATTCACTGAAGAATGTGGACAATTCTAAGGCTGATGCTGTTACTGATAAACAAGTGGATAATACTATTATGTTTGATCAGTCTTTTGGTGCTCAAGAAGATGCTCAAGTGCCCAGCCAGTCAGACAACAGTGGAGGAAACATTTCACAAATATCCATCTCATCTCAGGTTATACAAGTGGAAACCAGTTTTGGTCAGGAAgctacttctgaaaaaaacaacttccCGTGCAAAAATCCGGAGGCCAGtctaaatgaaaaagaacacaCGGGGGTGGTGGTTAAATCTGAGCCTTTGAGTTCCCCAGAGCCTCAAGATGAAGTGAGCGATGTCACTTCTCAAGCAGAAGGCAGTGAGTCTGTTGAAGTGGAAGGAGGAGTGGTGAGTGCAGAGAAGATAGAACTGAGTCCTGAAAGCAGTGATCGTAGCTTTTCTGACCCACAGTCTAGTACTGATAGGGTGGGAGACATCCATATTATGGAAGTGTCAAATAACCTGGAACACAAGTCCACTTTCAGTATCTCaaattttctgaataaaagcaGAGGTGGTAACTTTGGTGCAAGTCAAAATAGCAATGATAACATTCTGAATACAACAAGGGACTGCAGAATGGATGGTGATGCCTCTTACCTACTGAGTCCAGAGTCTGGGCCTGCTAGTAGTCATTCCTCTGTTACAGTTTGTCATGTAGAGAATCCATTCAGTGAGTCTGCAGACTCTCATTTTGTTAGACCAATGCAGGATGCAATGGCTCTTCCATGTGTACAGACTTCTGGATACAGGGCTACAGAACAATTTGGTATGGATTTTCCAAGGTCAGGCTTGGGCCTGCACTCTTCATCAAGGACAGTGATGGGATCTGTAAGAGGTGGAGCTAGTAGCTTTCCTGGCTATCGTCGCATAGCCCCCAAAATGCCTGTTGTGACCTCTGTCAGGAGCTCCCAGCTACAAGATAATGCTTCCAGTTCCCAGCTGTTAATCAATGGGACcacttcttttgaaaatggaCATCCTTCACAACCTGGTCCACCACAGTTGACAAGGGCATCTGCAGATGTTCTTTCAAAATGTAAGAAGGCCTTATCTGAACATAATGTCTTGGTTGTTGAAGGTGCTCGTAAATATGCCTGTAAGATCTGCTGCAAGACTTTTTTGACCCTAACAGACTGTAAGAAGCACATTCGTGTGCATACAGGAGAAAAGCCTTATGCTTGTTTAAAGTGTGGCAAACGGTTCAGCCAGTCCAGCCATCTATATAAACACTCCAAAACAACTTGTCTGAGGTGGCAGAGTGGCAATCTACCTAGCACTTTGCTTTAA
- the LOC104324998 gene encoding zinc finger and BTB domain-containing protein 5 isoform X2, with product MDFPGHFEQVFQQLNYQRLHDQLCDCVIVVGNRHFKAHRSVLAACSTHFRALFTVAEGDQTMNMIQLDSEVVTAEAFAALIDMMYTSTLMLGESNVMDVLLAASHLHLNSVVKACKHYLTTRTLPMSPPSGRVQEQNARIQRSFMLQQLGLSIVSSALNSTQSTEEQLNTMSSSIRSNIEQRTTFPIRRLHKRKQSSDDRARQRIRPTVDESISDVTPESGQSVVHSQEDFYSPDSLKNVDNSKADAVTDKQVDNTIMFDQSFGAQEDAQVPSQSDNSGGNISQISISSQVIQVETSFGQEATSEKNNFPCKNPEASLNEKEHTGVVVKSEPLSSPEPQDEVSDVTSQAEGSESVEVEGGVVSAEKIELSPESSDRSFSDPQSSTDRVGDIHIMEVSNNLEHKSTFSISNFLNKSRGGNFGASQNSNDNILNTTRDCRMDGDASYLLSPESGPASSHSSVTVCHVENPFSESADSHFVRPMQDAMALPCVQTSGYRATEQFGMDFPRSGLGLHSSSRTVMGSVRGGASSFPGYRRIAPKMPVVTSVRSSQLQDNASSSQLLINGTTSFENGHPSQPGPPQLTRASADVLSKCKKALSEHNVLVVEGARKYACKICCKTFLTLTDCKKHIRVHTGEKPYACLKCGKRFSQSSHLYKHSKTTCLRWQSGNLPSTLL from the coding sequence ATGGATTTTCCAGGACACTTCGAGCAAGTCTTTCAGCAGCTAAACTACCAGAGGCTTCATGACCAACTTTGTGACTGTGTTATTGTGGTGGGAAACAGACATTTCAAAGCCCATCGCTCTGTTCTGGCAGCGTGTAGCACACACTTCCGTGCTCTCTTTACTGTAGCAGAGGGTGATCAAACTATGAACATGATTCAGCTGGACAGTGAAGTGGTGACAGCAGAAGCTTTTGCTGCCCTGATTGATATGATGTACACTTCTACACTAATGCTTGGGGAGAGCAATGTAATGGATGTCTTGCTGGCTGCTTCTCACCTACATTTGAACTCTGTTGTCAAAGCCTGTAAACACTACCTTACTACCAGGACGCTACCAATGTCTCCACCTAGTGGTAGAGTTCAGGAGCAAAATGCACGCATCCAAAGATCTTTCATGCTTCAGCAGCTTGGGCTGAGCATTGTGAGCTCTGCGTTAAATTCCACTCAGAGCACAGAAGAACAACTAAATACCATGAGCTCATCGATCAGAAGTAACATAGAACAACGTACTACCTTTCCTATCCGGCGTCTCCACAAGCGTAAACAGTCTTCTGATGATCGGGCCAGACAGCGAATCAGACCTACCGTAGATGAGTCCATTTCAGATGTTACTCCAGAGAGTGGGCAGTCAGTAGTTCATTCACAAGAAGACTTTTATTCACCAGATTCACTGAAGAATGTGGACAATTCTAAGGCTGATGCTGTTACTGATAAACAAGTGGATAATACTATTATGTTTGATCAGTCTTTTGGTGCTCAAGAAGATGCTCAAGTGCCCAGCCAGTCAGACAACAGTGGAGGAAACATTTCACAAATATCCATCTCATCTCAGGTTATACAAGTGGAAACCAGTTTTGGTCAGGAAgctacttctgaaaaaaacaacttccCGTGCAAAAATCCGGAGGCCAGtctaaatgaaaaagaacacaCGGGGGTGGTGGTTAAATCTGAGCCTTTGAGTTCCCCAGAGCCTCAAGATGAAGTGAGCGATGTCACTTCTCAAGCAGAAGGCAGTGAGTCTGTTGAAGTGGAAGGAGGAGTGGTGAGTGCAGAGAAGATAGAACTGAGTCCTGAAAGCAGTGATCGTAGCTTTTCTGACCCACAGTCTAGTACTGATAGGGTGGGAGACATCCATATTATGGAAGTGTCAAATAACCTGGAACACAAGTCCACTTTCAGTATCTCaaattttctgaataaaagcaGAGGTGGTAACTTTGGTGCAAGTCAAAATAGCAATGATAACATTCTGAATACAACAAGGGACTGCAGAATGGATGGTGATGCCTCTTACCTACTGAGTCCAGAGTCTGGGCCTGCTAGTAGTCATTCCTCTGTTACAGTTTGTCATGTAGAGAATCCATTCAGTGAGTCTGCAGACTCTCATTTTGTTAGACCAATGCAGGATGCAATGGCTCTTCCATGTGTACAGACTTCTGGATACAGGGCTACAGAACAATTTGGTATGGATTTTCCAAGGTCAGGCTTGGGCCTGCACTCTTCATCAAGGACAGTGATGGGATCTGTAAGAGGTGGAGCTAGTAGCTTTCCTGGCTATCGTCGCATAGCCCCCAAAATGCCTGTTGTGACCTCTGTCAGGAGCTCCCAGCTACAAGATAATGCTTCCAGTTCCCAGCTGTTAATCAATGGGACcacttcttttgaaaatggaCATCCTTCACAACCTGGTCCACCACAGTTGACAAGGGCATCTGCAGATGTTCTTTCAAAATGTAAGAAGGCCTTATCTGAACATAATGTCTTGGTTGTTGAAGGTGCTCGTAAATATGCCTGTAAGATCTGCTGCAAGACTTTTTTGACCCTAACAGACTGTAAGAAGCACATTCGTGTGCATACAGGAGAAAAGCCTTATGCTTGTTTAAAGTGTGGCAAACGGTTCAGCCAGTCCAGCCATCTATATAAACACTCCAAAACAACTTGTCTGAGGTGGCAGAGTGGCAATCTACCTAGCACTTTGCTTTAA